A genomic window from Macaca mulatta isolate MMU2019108-1 chromosome 19, T2T-MMU8v2.0, whole genome shotgun sequence includes:
- the LINGO3 gene encoding leucine-rich repeat and immunoglobulin-like domain-containing nogo receptor-interacting protein 3: MTCWLCVLSLPLLLLPAAPPPAGGCPARCECTAQTRAVACTRRRLTAVPEGIPAETRLLELSRNRIRCLNPGDLAALPALEELDLSENAIAHVEPGAFANLPRLRVLRLRGNQLKLIPPGVFTRLDNLTLLDLSENKLVILLDYTFQDLHSLRRLEVGDNDLVFISRRAFAGLLALEELTLERCNLTALSGESLGHLRGLGALRLRHLAIAALEDQNFRRLPGLLHLEIDNWPLLEEVAAGSLRGLNLTSLSVTHTNITAVPAAALRHQAHLTCLNLSHNPISTVPRGSFRDLVRLRELHLAGALLAVVEPQAFLGLRQIRLLNLSNNLLSTLEESTFHSVNTLETLRVDGNPLACDCRLLWIVQRRKTLNFDGRLPACATPAEVRGDALRNLPDSVLFEYFVCRKPKIRERRLQRVMATAGEDVRFLCRAEGEPAPTVAWVTPQHRPVTATSAGRAHVLPGGTLEIQDARPQDSGTYTCVASNAGGNDTYFATLTVRPEPAANRTPGEAHNETLAALRAPLDLTTILVSTAMGCITFLGVVLFCFVLLFVWSRGRGQHKNNFSVEYSFRKVDGPAAAAGQGGARKFNMKMI, translated from the coding sequence ATGACCTGCTGGCTGTGCGTCCTGAGCCTGcccctgctcctgctgcctgcgGCACCGCCCCCGGCTGGAGGCTGCCCGGCCCGCTGCGAGTGCACCGCGCAGACCCGCGCCGTGGCCTGCACGCGCCGCCGCCTGACCGCCGTGCCCGAAGGCATCCCGGCCGAGACGCGCCTGCTGGAGCTCAGCCGCAACCGCATCCGCTGCCTGAACCCGGGCGACCTGGCCGCGCTGCCCGCGCTGGAGGAGCTGGACCTGAGCGAGAACGCCATCGCGCACGTGGAGCCCGGCGCCTTCGCCAACCTGCCGCGCCTGCGCGTCCTGCGTCTCCGTGGCAACCAGCTGAAGCTCATCCCGCCCGGGGTCTTCACGCGCCTGGACAACCTCACGTTGCTGGACCTGAGCGAGAACAAGCTGGTCATCCTGCTGGACTACACGTTCCAGGACCTGCACAGCCTGCGCCGGCTGGAGGTGGGTGACAACGACCTGGTGTTCATCTCGCGCCGCGCCTTCGCGGGGCTGCTGGCCCTGGAGGAGCTGACCCTGGAGCGCTGCAACCTCACGGCTCTGTCCGGGGAGTCGCTGGGCCACCTGCGCGGCCTGGGCGCCCTGCGGCTGCGCCACCTGGCCATCGCCGCCCTGGAGGACCAGAACTTCCGCAGGCTGCCCGGGCTGCTGCACCTGGAGATTGACAACTGGCCGCTGCTGGAGGAGGTGGCCGCAGGCAGCCTGAGGGGCCTGAACCTGACGTCGCTGTCAGTCACCCACACCAACATCACTGCGGTGCCGGCCGCCGCGCTGCGGCACCAGGCGCACCTCACCTGCCTCAATCTGTCGCACAACCCCATCAGCACGGTGCCGCGGGGGTCGTTCCGGGACCTGGTCCGCCTGCGCGAGCTGCACCTGGCCGGGGCCCTGCTGGCCGTGGTGGAGCCTCAGGCCTTCCTGGGCCTGCGCCAGATCCGCCTGCTCAACCTCTCCAACAACCTGCTCTCCACGTTGGAGGAGAGCACCTTCCACTCGGTGAACACGCTGGAGACGCTGCGCGTGGACGGGAACCCCCTGGCCTGCGACTGTCGCCTGCTGTGGATCGTGCAGCGTCGCAAGACCCTCAACTTCGACGGGCGGTTGCCGGCCTGCGCCACCCCGGCCGAGGTGCGCGGCGACGCGCTGAGAAACCTGCCGGACTCCGTGCTGTTCGAGTACTTCGTGTGCCGCAAACCCAAGATCCGGGAGCGGCGGCTGCAGCGCGTCATGGCCACCGCGGGCGAAGACGTCCGCTTCCTCTGCCGCGCCGAGGGCGAGCCGGCGCCCACGGTGGCCTGGGTGACCCCCCAGCACCGGCCAGTGACTGCCACCAGCGCAGGCCGGGCGCACGTGCTCCCCGGGGGGACGCTGGAGATCCAGGACGCGCGGCCGCAGGACAGCGGCACCTACACGTGCGTGGCCAGCAACGCGGGCGGCAACGACACGTACTTCGCCACGCTGACCGTGCGCCCCGAGCCGGCCGCCAACCGGACCCCGGGCGAGGCCCACAACGAGACGCTGGCGGCCCTGCGCGCGCCGCTGGACCTCACCACCATCCTGGTGTCCACCGCCATGGGCTGCATCACCTTCCTGGGCGTGGTCCTCTTCTGCTTCGTGCTGCTGTTCGTGTGGAGCCGCGGCCGCGGGCAGCACAAGAACAACTTCTCGGTAGAGTACTCCTTCCGCAAGGTGGATGGGCCGGCCGCCGCGGCGGGCCAGGGCGGCGCGCGCAAGTTCAACATGAAGATGATCTGA
- the LSM7 gene encoding U6 snRNA-associated Sm-like protein LSm7 has translation MADKEKKKKESILDLSKYIDKTIRVKFQGGREASGILKGFDPLLNLVLDGTIEYMRDPDDQYKLTEDTRQLGLVVCRGTSVVLICPQDGMEAIPNPFIQQQDA, from the exons ATGGCG GataaggagaagaagaaaaaggagagcatCTTGGACTTGTCCAAGTACATCGACAAGACGATCCGGGTGAAGTTTCAGGGAGGACGCGAAG CCAGTGGAATCCTGAAGGGCTTCGACCCACTCCTCAACCTTGTGCTGGACGGCACCATTGAGTACATGCGAG ACCCTGACGACCAGTACAAGCTCACGGAGGACACCCGGCAGCTAGGCCTCGTGGTGTGCCGGGGCACGTCTGTGGTGCTGATCTGCCCGCAGGACGGCATGGAGGCCATCCCCAACCCCTTCATCCAGCAGCAGGACGCGTAG